Part of the Pseudomonas sp. P8_241 genome is shown below.
AGCCTCTTGGCGTTCATTGTCCAGCGACGAGGCCCGCCCATGACCACCAAGACACCGCTGGCCCTGGCATTTCCGCTGCGCGGCAGCCAGTTGATCGAAGCCAGCGCCGGTACCGGCAAGACTTTCACGATCTCTGCGCTCTACCTGCGCCTGGTCCTCGGCCATGGCGGGGAGTCCAATGGTTTCGGACGTGAGCTGTTACCTCCGCAAATCCTCGTTGTGACGTTTACCGACGCTGCCACCAAAGAACTGCGCGAGCGCATTCGCACGCGACTGGCTGAAGCCGCACGATTCTTTCGCGATGAAACCCCCGCTCCGGATGCACTGATAGGCGAACTGCGTGATCAATATCCGGCCGAGCTCTGGCCAGGCTGTGCAAATCGCCTCGACATCGCCGCGCAATGGATGGACGAAGCAGCCGTGTCGACCATTCACAGTTGGTGTCAGCGCATGTTGCGCGAACACGCGTTCGACAGTGGAAGTCTGTTCACCCAGACACTGGAAACCGATCACAGCGATCTGCTCGGCGAAGTGCTGCGCGACTATTGGCGATTGTTTTGCTACCCCATGCAAGGCGATGCCCTGAGCTGGGTGCGCGGCAACTGGGGCGGGCCGGCTGCTTTGCTGCCGCGAATTCGAGGACTGTTTTCCAGTGAGCGGGACACCTTAGCCGGTAAAGAGCCCGCAACGTTGATCAGCGAATGTTTGCAGGAACGACGAGCCGCATTGCTTGAGCTCAAGCAGCCCTGGTGTCGATGGGCCGACGAGTTGTTGGCGATCTGTCACGAAGGTGTCGCCAGCAAAAGTGTCGACGGACGCAAGATGCAGGTCCGTTACTTCGAATCATGGTTTGAAAAAATCAAAGCCTGGGCTGAAGACGAAACCATCGAGCAACTGGATATCGGTACCGGCTTCACGCGTCTTACACCCGACGGTATGGCCGAGGCCTGGAAGAAGGGTGAAGTGCCCAGCCATCCTGGTCTGGATGCCATGTCCGGTCTGAAAGCCAGTCTCGACAGTTTGCCGACGCCCGATGCCGCCGTATTGCAACACGCTGCCCATTGGGTTGGTGCGCGGTTCGAGGAGGAAAAGCGTCGCCGTGCCGAAATGGGTTTTGACGACATGCTGCTGCGCCTCGACGCGGCATTGCAGTCCGACGGTGGTGAGCGACTGGCGACCTTGATCCGCGAACAGTTCCCGGTCGCGCTGATCGATGAGTTCCAGGACACCGACCCGGTGCAATACCGAATCTTCGAAAGCATCTACCGCGTTGAGGACAACAATCCAGAAAGCGGTCTGTTCCTGATCGGCGACCCGAAACAGGCGATCTACGCCTTCCGCGGTGCCGACATCTACACCTACCTTCGCGCCCGTCAGGCAACCACCGGGCGCCTGCATACATTGGGCACCAACTTCCGCTCCAGCCACGGCATGGTCGATGCCGTGAACCATGTGTTTGAGTATGCCGAGTGTCGCGAGTCCGGACGCGGAGCTTTCCTGTTTCGCGAGAAAGACGGTGATAACCCTGTCCCGTTCCTGCCGGTCGATTCGCAGGGGCGCAAAGAAGTTCTGCAGATCAACCATCAGTGCGTCCCCGCGCTGAATATCTGGCACTTGCCCGCCGAGCAACCGTTGTCCGGTGCGGTGTATCGAAAGCAACTTGCCGCGGCGTGTGCCAGTGAAATCACGGCATTGCTCAACGGTGGACAACAAGGTCGAGCGGGCTTCCTGCGTGACAACGAATTCAAAGGCCTGATGCCCGCGGACATCGCGATCCTTGTCCGTGATGGCAAGGAGGCGCAGGCCGTGCGCGCAGAGCTGGCTGCCCGAGGCGTGCGCAGTGTTTATCTGTCGGACAAGGATTCAGTGTTCGCCGCGCAGGAAGCTCACGACGTTCTCACGTGGTTGAAGGCCTGTGCCGAGCCGGATGTCGAGCGACCGCTGCGCGCCGCATTGGCCAGCCTCACGTTGAACCTGTCGCTGGCAGAGTTGGAGCAGTTGAACCAGGACGAACTGGCCTGGGAAGCGCGGGTCATGCAGTTTCGCGGATATCGTGAGCTGTGGCGCAAGCAGGGTGTCTTGCCGATGCTGCGCCGCCTGCTGCACGACTTTCGGTTGCCCCAGTCATTGATCGCCCGCAACGATGGCGAGCGGGTGTTGACCAACCTTTTGCACCTGTCCGAGTTGCTGCAGCAGGCTGCCGCTGAACTGGATGGAGAGCAGGCGTTGATACGGCATCTCTGCGAGCATCTGGCGTTGTCCGGTCAGGCCGGCGAAGAGCAGATCCTGCGGCTGGAAAGCGATGAGCAACTGGTCAAGGTGGTGACCATTCACAAGTCCAAAGGACTTGAGTATCCCCTGGTGTTCCTGCCGTTCATTTGTTCGGCGAAACCGGTGGATGGCAGTCGCCTGCCGTTGCATTACCACGACGCCACGGGCAAGGCTCAAGTGACGTTGAGCCCGACGCCCGAGTTGATCGCCCTGGCCGACGACGAACGTCTGGCCGAAGATCTGCGCTTGCTCTATGTGGCACTGACCCGGGCGCAGCATGCGTGCTGGTTGGGGGTGACCGATCTCAAGCGCGGCAATAACCACAACTCGGTGCTGCACCTGTCGGCATTGGGTTATCTGTTGGGCGGCGGCGCTTCACTGGGCGAATCGGCGGGGCTGAGTATCTGGTTGCGAGACCTGCAACAGGACTGTCCGGCGATAGGTTGCAGTGACCTGCCAGAAGCCAGTGCCGAGCTTTACCATCCGCCGCAGAACACGGCGGCGTTGCTGGCCCCGTTGATTCCCAAGCGCAAGGCCAGTGAAAACTGGTGGATCGCCTCCTACAGTGCCTTGCGCATAGGTGACAGTCTGAGCATCGGCAGCGATGAGGCGCCCGAGAGCCCGCAGGCCCAGAAACTCTTTGACGACGAACGTCTCGATCCACAGGCTCCCCGGGAGATGATCGCTGGCGGTGCCGATATCCATCGATTCCCGCGTGGTCCGAATCCCGGTACTTTTCTCCATGGTTTGCTCGAGTGGGCGGGTAACGAAGGTTTTTGCGCCACGCCCAAAGCCGTGGAAGACGCTATCGCCCGCCGCTGTAATCGCCGTGGCTGGGAAGGCTGGATTACCACGCTCAGTGACTGGTTGCAGCATCTGCTCAAGTCCGCACTGCCTGTTGGTAGCGGGCAGGCTCCCGTGGTTCTTGAAGAGTTGAGTCAGTACCAGGTCGAGATGGAGTTCTGGTTTGCCAGCCACAAAGTCGACGTGCTCAAGCTCGATGCATTGGTCTGCCAATACACCCATGACGGCGTGGTCCGTGTGGCGGCCGAACCGGTGATGCTCAATGGGATGTTCAAGGGTTTTATCGATCTGACCTTCGAGCACGACGGCCGCTATTATGTCGCCGACTACAAGTCCAATTGGCTCGGCGTCGATGACGGAGCCTATACCGCGCAGGCGATGGAGCAGTCTGTTCTCGACAACCGATATGACCTGCAATACGTGCTGTACCTTCTGGCTTTGCATCGCCAACTCAAGGCCCGGCTTGCCGATTACGACTACGACCGACATGTCGGAGGTGCGTTGTACCTGTTCCTGCGGGGGTCGCGGGCGCCGAGCCAGGGTGCGTATTTCGCCCGACCGCCAAGGGAGTTGATCGAACAACTGGACCGGCTGTTCCAGGGTAAACCGCAACCCAGGGCCGAACCCGCCTGGGAACAGGGAGTATTGCTATGAGCCGCACTTTCGCCGACGTGCTGACGGTTGCCGACAGCCTTGTAGATATCAAACCTTTGGATCGCGCCGACGATTTGCTGAGATTGCTCACACGCTGGGTCGAGCGAGGCTGGCTGCGGTCGCTGGACAAAGCTTTCGTTGCCTTTCTCCATGAGCTGGCTCCCGATGATGACCCGTTGGTGTTGCTGGCGGCAGCGTTGACCAGTCACCAATTGGGTCACGGCCATGTCTGCCTGGATCTGTTCGAAACACTCAAAGAGCCGGACTTCGCGTTGTCGTTGCCTCCGGAAGGTGATCAGCAGAGTGGCGTGATGTTGCTTCCGTCGCAGTTGCTGGAGGCCGTGGACGGCGGGCATTGGTGCAAGGTGCTGGCATCCAGCAGTCTGGTTGCATTGGCGGCAGACCCGCGTGAAGCGGTGCAGCAGCGGCCGTTGGTCTTGTCAGGAAAACGCCTGTATTTGCGCCGCTATTGGACCTACGAGCGACGCATCGACAACTTGCTGCGTGAGCGCCTGGCCGCGCACGAAGCGACGCCGAGTGATCTCTTGCAGCGCCTCACCGAGCTGTTCGGTCCGGCCAGGACCGGTGAGGTCATCGACTGGCAGAAACTGGCTTGCGCACTGGCGACCCGAGGTGCTTTCAGCATCGTGACCGGCGGTCCGGGGACCGGCAAGACCACGACGGTCGTGCGCTTGCTGGCTCTACTTCAGGCACCTGCCGTGGAAGCTGGCAAGCCGCTGCGTATTCGCCTCGCTGCACCGACCGGAAAAGCGGCGGCGCGCCTCACCGAGTCGATCAGCCAGCAGGTCAGAACGCTGAAGGTCACGCAAGCCATACGCGATAA
Proteins encoded:
- the recB gene encoding exodeoxyribonuclease V subunit beta: MTTKTPLALAFPLRGSQLIEASAGTGKTFTISALYLRLVLGHGGESNGFGRELLPPQILVVTFTDAATKELRERIRTRLAEAARFFRDETPAPDALIGELRDQYPAELWPGCANRLDIAAQWMDEAAVSTIHSWCQRMLREHAFDSGSLFTQTLETDHSDLLGEVLRDYWRLFCYPMQGDALSWVRGNWGGPAALLPRIRGLFSSERDTLAGKEPATLISECLQERRAALLELKQPWCRWADELLAICHEGVASKSVDGRKMQVRYFESWFEKIKAWAEDETIEQLDIGTGFTRLTPDGMAEAWKKGEVPSHPGLDAMSGLKASLDSLPTPDAAVLQHAAHWVGARFEEEKRRRAEMGFDDMLLRLDAALQSDGGERLATLIREQFPVALIDEFQDTDPVQYRIFESIYRVEDNNPESGLFLIGDPKQAIYAFRGADIYTYLRARQATTGRLHTLGTNFRSSHGMVDAVNHVFEYAECRESGRGAFLFREKDGDNPVPFLPVDSQGRKEVLQINHQCVPALNIWHLPAEQPLSGAVYRKQLAAACASEITALLNGGQQGRAGFLRDNEFKGLMPADIAILVRDGKEAQAVRAELAARGVRSVYLSDKDSVFAAQEAHDVLTWLKACAEPDVERPLRAALASLTLNLSLAELEQLNQDELAWEARVMQFRGYRELWRKQGVLPMLRRLLHDFRLPQSLIARNDGERVLTNLLHLSELLQQAAAELDGEQALIRHLCEHLALSGQAGEEQILRLESDEQLVKVVTIHKSKGLEYPLVFLPFICSAKPVDGSRLPLHYHDATGKAQVTLSPTPELIALADDERLAEDLRLLYVALTRAQHACWLGVTDLKRGNNHNSVLHLSALGYLLGGGASLGESAGLSIWLRDLQQDCPAIGCSDLPEASAELYHPPQNTAALLAPLIPKRKASENWWIASYSALRIGDSLSIGSDEAPESPQAQKLFDDERLDPQAPREMIAGGADIHRFPRGPNPGTFLHGLLEWAGNEGFCATPKAVEDAIARRCNRRGWEGWITTLSDWLQHLLKSALPVGSGQAPVVLEELSQYQVEMEFWFASHKVDVLKLDALVCQYTHDGVVRVAAEPVMLNGMFKGFIDLTFEHDGRYYVADYKSNWLGVDDGAYTAQAMEQSVLDNRYDLQYVLYLLALHRQLKARLADYDYDRHVGGALYLFLRGSRAPSQGAYFARPPRELIEQLDRLFQGKPQPRAEPAWEQGVLL